The Deltaproteobacteria bacterium genome segment GCCGCGTCGTAGATGGTGTCCTTTTCCCCGTTCGGAAGATAAAGGGTCCATCCCCCTTCGGTTCCCGGCGCGAGGAGGTTGCGCAACCGGATATTGGCGAAGGTCCCGCGCATCATCACCTCGTGATTCCCCCGGCGGCTCCCGTAGGAATTGAAATCCTCCTTCCTCACGCCGCGCTCGAGGAGATATCGCCCGGCGGGGCCGTCCACCGCGATGTCGCCGGCCGGGGAGATGTGGTCCGTGGTAACGGAATCGCCGAGGACCGCGAGGACACGCAGCCCCGAAAGGTCTCCCCGGGGCGGGGGGGCGGCAGGCAGGTTCTCGAAGAAGGGGGGATGCTTGACGTATGTCGAGGAATCTTCCCACGCGAAGCAATCCGCCATGGGAACCGGAAGCCCTCTCCACTCCGCGTCTCCCGCGAAGACTTCCCCGTACTCCTTCCTGAACATATCCGAAGCGACGCTCGAACGGACGGTCTCTACGATCTCCGCGGGCGAGGGCCATATCTCCCGCAGGAAGACCGGCGATCCGTTCGGATCGTGTCCCACGGGGTCCCTCGACAAATCGATATCGACGGTCCCCGCGAGAGCGTAGGCTACGACCAACGGAGGAGAGGCGAGGTAGTTCGCGCGGCACAGGGGATGTATCCGCCCCTCGAAGTTCCGGTTTCCGGAAAGGACCGAAGCGACGGAGAGATCCGCCTGGCGGACCGCGTCGGCGACAGGCACGGGAAGCGGCCCGGAATTTCCGATGCAGGTGGTGCAGCCGTATCCCGCCAGGTGGAATCCCAGGGCTTCGAGGTACGGAGTCAGCCCTGCCCGGTCGAGGTACCGGGTTACGACTTTCGATCCCGGGGCGAAGCTGGTCTTGATCCACGGACGGGCACGCAGCCCCCGTTCCACCGCCTTTTTCGCCAGCAGTCCGGCCCCGATCATCACGGACGGGTTGGAGGTGTTTGTGCAGCTCGTGACAGCCGCGATCACCACCGCGCCGTCCGCGAGGTGGAACGATTCGCCGTTATGTTCCACCGGGACCGCTTCCGTCGATGCCTCTTTACCCCAGCCGGCCAGCGCGTTGCGGAACGATTCCCTGACGCCGTCAAGTTGAACACGGTCCTGCGGGCGCTTCGGCCCCGCAAGGCAGGGACGGACGTCGGAAAGGTCGAGCGCCAGCGTGTCCGAAAAGACGGGATCGGGCGTCCGGTCCGTGCGGAACATTCCCTGGAGCTTGCTGTAGTCCTCCACGATCTTCACCTGACCCGCCCGCCGTCCCGTGAACCGCAGGTAGGAAAGCGTCTCGCGGTCCACGGGGAAGAAACCGATCGTCGCCCCGTACTCGGGCGACATGTTCGAGATCGTCGCCCGGTCGGCTACCGAGAGGGATGAGAGACCCGAACCGTAGAACTCCACGAATTTCCCCACGACCCCCTTGGCGCGCAGCATCTGCGTCACGGTCAGGACGAGATCGGTCGCCGTCGCTCCCTCGGGGAGGCGTCCCGAAAGACGGAAGCCCACCACTTCCGGGATCAGCATGGAAACCGGTTGCCCGATCATCGCCGCTTCGGCTTCGATCCCGCCCACTCCCCAGCCGACGACGCCCAATCCGTTGATCATCGGGGTGTGGGAATCCGTGCCGAGAAGAGTGTCGGGGAACGCCTGGTGGACACCCTGCACCTTTGTGCGGAAAACCACCGGAGCCAGGTATTCCAGGTTCACCTGGTGGCATATGCCGGTCCCGGGCGGGACCACGCGAAGATTCCGGAAAGCCTGCTGCCCCCACCGCAGGAAGGCGTACCGTTCGCCGTTACGCTCGTACTCGCGTCCCACGTTGGCGGCGAAGGAGTCGCGCGTGCCGAACCGGTCCACCTGGACGGAATGGTCGATCACCAGGTCCGCCGGCATAAGAGGATTGACCTTTTCCGGATTCCCGCCGAGGTGCAAGGCGGCGTCGCGCATTGCCGCGAGGTCGACCAGCGCCGGCACGCCGGTGAAATCCTGCAGGAGAACGCGGGAAGGGCGGAAGGCTATTTCCCGGTCAGGTACCCTCTCCGGCGACCAGCGTGCAAGGGCCTCTATATCCCCGGCCCGGACGGTCGTCCCGTCTTCCCATCGCAGCAGGTTTTCAAGAAGGATCTTGATGGAAAAAGGCAAGCGGGATACCGGCCCGACGCCGCGTTTTTCGAGTGATTCGAGGCGGAAGATTTCGCATGGGCCCGGCCCTATCTTTCTTCGGGTCCGGCACCCGAAACTGTCTGGATGCTTTCCGGCCATCGAGGGTGCTCCCCGGATTCGGATGGTATAACGAAATGGTACCATGTGGTCGGATGCGCGGACGGCGCATTCGTTTCGCCGCCGGACGCCACGGGGGTGCTTCTGTAGATACGCTCACGCTTCTCGGCATTGCGGCTGGGCTGGCGATGGACGCGCTGGCGGTCGCTATCGCAACGGGAATCGTTCTGGGGAAGGTGTCGGGACGGCAGACGTTCCGCCTTGCCTGGCATTTCGGCCTGTTCCAGTTCATGATGCCGGTGATCGGCTGGCAGGCGGGGCTTTCCGTCGTCCGCTACTTCTCCGGCTACGGCCATTGGATGGCGTTCGGGCTCCTCGCCTTCATCGGAGGGAAAATGATCTACGATGCCTTCCGCGAAAACGGAGAGGAGGATACTCCGTCCGACCCGACGCGGGGAGTTTCCCTCGTCGTGCTTTCGGTTGCCACGAGCGTGGACGCTCTTGCGGCGGGATTGAGCCTTGGGGTGCTGCGCCTCGAGATCTGGTATCCCGCGGTGGTTATTGGGGTGGTCGCCTGCGTTTTCACGGCGGCGGGAATGCATCTCGGAGCGCCGCTGGGACGCAAGTTCGGCCGGAAGATGGAGGTCGCCGGCGGCCTCGTCCTCATCGGGATCGGCATCAGGATCCTTTTCCGGATGTGAACAGCGTGATCTCCCACGAATCCTCCCCCCTGTCGAAGCGGATGATGTACCGGTTTCCGTCCGACGCGGCGATCTTGAAATATTCGTGGTCCTCCCCCCGCCAGCGGTCCAGGACCTCCTCGACTTCGAGCCGCCGCTCCCCCAGGTAGAACGCCCTGGGAGTTTCCCGCGCGGCGTATCCCTCGTAGCAGAGAACGCGTATTTTCATCAGTTCGACGCCTCTCCGATATTTTCGCACGGACAGCCTTGCGGCTTCCCGAAAACGGCTCGCAGGTGTATCATCGCAACGTTTTTGATTTATGCTGCCATGGAGGGCAGCATGTCGTGATGCACAGGGATGTGCGAATGCCGCGGGCGCATGGATGCGCAGGAGCGGCCGGAGGCCATGGATGGCCGGGAGCGACAGCCTGCCATGGAGGGCAGCATGTCGTGATGCACAGGGATGTGCGAATGCCGCGGGCGCATGGATGCGCAGGGGCGGCAACCTGCAAATAGCGGTTTTTGTCCCGGAGGGGTTCGTTGCCGGCGTCGATCGGAACTCCGGTCCTATGGGTCGGGTTCACCCTTTTCGTTCTCGCCTTGCTTGCCGTAGACCTGCTCGTCTTCCACCGGAGGGCGCACGAGGTCCGCCCGAAGGAGGCGCTCGCCTGGACGATAGGCTGGGTTGCGCTTGCACTGTTGTTCAATGCGGCGATCTACCGTTTCTTTGGTCCGGTCCGCGGACTGGAATTCTTCACCGGCTACCTCATAGAACTGTCGCTGTCCGTGGACAACCTGTTCGTCTTCATCCTCATCTTTTCGACTTTCGGCGTTCCTCCCGCCAGTCAGCACAAGGTTCTTTACTGGGGAATTCTGGGCGCCCAGATCATGCGGGCGGTCTTCATCCTCATCGGCACCGCGCTCATCTCCGCGTTCCATTGGGTCCTGTACATCTTCGGCGCGTTCCTCCTCTTCACCGGGGCGAAGATCGTCCTTGGCCACGGCACGGAGATCCACCCGGAGAAGAACCCGGTGCTTAAGCTGTTCGGTAAGTTCATCCCCACCCTTCGCGAATTCCACGACGGAAAGCTCATAGTCAGTATCGACGGGAAACGGTACGCAACGGCCCTGCTCCCGGTTCTCGTCGTGATCGAGGCGAGCGACCTTGTTTTCGCGGTAGATTCGATTCCGGCGATCTTCGGGGTGACGCTCGATCCTTTCATCGTCTACACATCGAACATATTCGCCATCCTTGGATTGAGGGCGCTCTATTTTCTGCTGGCCCACGCGGTAGAAAACTTCCGGTACCTGAAATATGGCGTCGGATTGGTTCTTTTCTTCATAGGGGGGAAACTGTTGTCCAGCGGCTGGTATGATGTTTCGATAAAGGTGTCGTTGGCCGTCGTGGTCGCCCTCCTCGGGGTCTCCGTT includes the following:
- the acnA gene encoding aconitate hydratase AcnA, whose protein sequence is MAGKHPDSFGCRTRRKIGPGPCEIFRLESLEKRGVGPVSRLPFSIKILLENLLRWEDGTTVRAGDIEALARWSPERVPDREIAFRPSRVLLQDFTGVPALVDLAAMRDAALHLGGNPEKVNPLMPADLVIDHSVQVDRFGTRDSFAANVGREYERNGERYAFLRWGQQAFRNLRVVPPGTGICHQVNLEYLAPVVFRTKVQGVHQAFPDTLLGTDSHTPMINGLGVVGWGVGGIEAEAAMIGQPVSMLIPEVVGFRLSGRLPEGATATDLVLTVTQMLRAKGVVGKFVEFYGSGLSSLSVADRATISNMSPEYGATIGFFPVDRETLSYLRFTGRRAGQVKIVEDYSKLQGMFRTDRTPDPVFSDTLALDLSDVRPCLAGPKRPQDRVQLDGVRESFRNALAGWGKEASTEAVPVEHNGESFHLADGAVVIAAVTSCTNTSNPSVMIGAGLLAKKAVERGLRARPWIKTSFAPGSKVVTRYLDRAGLTPYLEALGFHLAGYGCTTCIGNSGPLPVPVADAVRQADLSVASVLSGNRNFEGRIHPLCRANYLASPPLVVAYALAGTVDIDLSRDPVGHDPNGSPVFLREIWPSPAEIVETVRSSVASDMFRKEYGEVFAGDAEWRGLPVPMADCFAWEDSSTYVKHPPFFENLPAAPPPRGDLSGLRVLAVLGDSVTTDHISPAGDIAVDGPAGRYLLERGVRKEDFNSYGSRRGNHEVMMRGTFANIRLRNLLAPGTEGGWTLYLPNGEKDTIYDAAMRYAREGVPLLVLAGKEYGSGSSRDWAAKGPMLLGVRAVLAESFERIHRSNLVGMGILPLTYADGADRDRLGLTGKELFSVEGIAVELVPRKRLTVHACLDGREISFPAVARIDTPEEVRYYLHGGILPYVLRRLIGAG
- a CDS encoding manganese efflux pump translates to MRGRRIRFAAGRHGGASVDTLTLLGIAAGLAMDALAVAIATGIVLGKVSGRQTFRLAWHFGLFQFMMPVIGWQAGLSVVRYFSGYGHWMAFGLLAFIGGKMIYDAFRENGEEDTPSDPTRGVSLVVLSVATSVDALAAGLSLGVLRLEIWYPAVVIGVVACVFTAAGMHLGAPLGRKFGRKMEVAGGLVLIGIGIRILFRM
- a CDS encoding TerC family protein, whose protein sequence is MGTPVLWVGFTLFVLALLAVDLLVFHRRAHEVRPKEALAWTIGWVALALLFNAAIYRFFGPVRGLEFFTGYLIELSLSVDNLFVFILIFSTFGVPPASQHKVLYWGILGAQIMRAVFILIGTALISAFHWVLYIFGAFLLFTGAKIVLGHGTEIHPEKNPVLKLFGKFIPTLREFHDGKLIVSIDGKRYATALLPVLVVIEASDLVFAVDSIPAIFGVTLDPFIVYTSNIFAILGLRALYFLLAHAVENFRYLKYGVGLVLFFIGGKLLSSGWYDVSIKVSLAVVVALLGVSVLASLLFPHREEGAIAGREARDGEDGDKMDPPRGN